From one Nycticebus coucang isolate mNycCou1 chromosome 14, mNycCou1.pri, whole genome shotgun sequence genomic stretch:
- the GPR152 gene encoding probable G-protein coupled receptor 152, translating to MDTVMEANMRAAGQRPRTELDDEDYYPQGGWDTVFLVALLFLGLPANGLMAWLAGSQARHGAGTRLALLLLSLALSDFLFLAAAAFQIVEIQHGGHWPLGTAACRFYYFLWGVSYSSGLFLLAALSLDRCLLALCPRWYPGHRPTRLPLWVCGGVWVLATLFSVPWLVFPEATIWWYDLVICLDFWDSEELPLRMLEILGGFLPFLLLLVCHVLTQAAGCRTCRRHQPWPAVSRGFPQVAKTILSAYVVLRLPYQLAQLLYLAFLWDIYPGYLLWEALVYSDYLILLNSCLSPFLCLTASADLRALLRTIFSSFAAALCEEQPGSFTPGEPQTQVDAEGLTLPGPTAVAPPLLSPTAQPLSEPAPQLNPTAQPLSEPMAPPQLNPTAQPLSEPMAPPQLNPTAQPLTEPLDPPQLNPTAQPLSEPMAPPQLNPTAQPLSEPVASPQLNTEAQTPGPTASSSPSPCDEASPAPSSDPTPGVPENQATPFAPEGESPSSAPPEEAPSTGPT from the coding sequence ATGGACACTGTTATGGAAGCCAATATGCGTGCTGCTGGTCAAAGGCCCCGCACGGAGCTTGATGACGAGGACTACTACCCCCAGGGTGGCTGGGACACAGTCTTCCTAGTGGCCCTGCTGTTCCTGGGGCTGCCAGCCAATGGGCTGATGGCGTGGCTGGCTGGCTCACAGGCCCGACATGGAGCTGGCACACGGTTGGCCCTGCTCCTGCTCAGTCTGGCCCTCTCCGATTTTTTGTTCCTGGCGGCAGCAGCCTTTCAGATCGTGGAGATCCAGCATGGAGGGCACTGGCCACTGGGGACAGCTGCCTGCCGCTTCTACTACTTCCTGTGGGGTGTGTCCTACTCCTCTGGCCTCTTCCTGCTGGCTGCCCTCAGCCTGGACCGTTGCTTGCTGGCACTGTGCCCACGTTGGTACCCTGGGCACCGCCCCACCCGCCTGCCCCTTTGGGTCTGTGGTGGGGTCTGGGTGCTGGCCACGCTCTTTAGCGTGCCCTGGCTGGTGTTCCCTGAGGCTACCATTTGGTGGTACGACCTGGTCATCTGCCTGGACTTCTGGGACAGCGAGGAGCTGCCACTGCGCATGCTTGAAATCCTGGGGGGATTCCTGCCTTTCCTGCTGCTCCTTGTCTGCCACGTGCTCACCCAGGCTGCGGGCTGCAGGACCTGTCGCCgccaccagccttggcctgcaGTTAGCCGGGGCTTTCCCCAAGTGGCCAAGACCATACTGTCTGCCTATGTGGTCCTGCGGCTGCCCTACCAGCTGGCACAGCTGCTCTACCTGGCCTTCCTGTGGGATATCTACCCTGGCTACCTGCTCTGGGAGGCCCTGGTCTACTCTGACTATTTGATCCTGCTCAACAGCTGCCTGAGCCCCTTCCTCTGCCTCACGGCTAGTGCTGATCTCCGGGCCCTGCTGCGCACCATCTTCTCCTCCTTTGCCGCGGCCCTCTGTGAGGAGCAGCCAGGCAGCTTCACGCCGGGTGAGCCACAGACCCAAGTGGACGCTGAGGGTCTGACTCTTCCAGGGCCAACAGCTGTGGCCCCACCTCTTCTGAGCCCCACGGCTCAGCCACTGTCAGAGCCTGCCCCTCAGCTGAACCCCACGGCCCAGCCACTGTCAGAGCCCATGGCCCCCCCTCAGCTGAACCCCACGGCCCAGCCACTGTCAGAGCCCATGGCCCCCCCTCAGTTGAACCCCACAGCTCAGCCACTGACAGAGCCCTTGGACCCCCCTCAGCTGAACCCTACAGCCCAGCCACTGTCAGAGCCCATGGCCCCCCCTCAGCTGAACCCTACAGCCCAGCCACTGTCAGAGCCTGTGGCCTCGCCTCAGTTAAACACTGAGGCCCAGACCCCTGGGCCCACTGCCAGCTCATCCCCCAGCCCCTGTGATGAAGCCTCCCCTGCCCCATCCTCTGATCCCACCCCAGGGGTCCCTGAGAACCAAGCCACACCATTTGCCCCTGAGGGGGAAAGCCCCAGCAGTGCCCCGCCAGAGGAGGCCCCCAGCACAGGTCCCACGTGA